CGTTTTATGAACAGAAGCACTCAGAGCGTGGCCTTTCCTTGGCTCACGTCCGGTGGGAGGTGGGTCAGGTGACCGTTCCAGAGCACGTCCGTCCATTCTGCTAACTGCACTCGCGAGAGACCCTGTGCCAACATTCCCGGCCGTGTCCGTGGGTactgcggggggaggggggcctcGAGGGTCACAGACTCAGCTTCCGTGGGGACGGCCAGTCTCCACCGGGGCGCTGTGCGCCGCCCTCCCGCCAGGCCTCACCCCTGTAAGGAAAGCCCTCACGGAGGGGTGTGCGCTGGAATCTGCTTTTCATTCTTGCTCTCCTGACGAGCACCTCTGCGTGTGTTTATTGGCAGTACCGTCAATACTGCTGAATTACTCAGGGTTCAGTTTAGACAGAGCTTATTACTAGTCCTCTTTCCAATGTCCAGACTGGTGACCTGAAGACTATCCTGGGAATGCAAAGTAAGCTGCTGAAACTGGTAACGTGTTAGCAGTTGCAGCTACCTGTGATTTTTGGTGCAACcaatataagaaagaaataaactgaCTGATAGAAGACTCAAAGTTTCGTCCAGGACTCCCAATTTCAAATTTCTGTCTCTAGCCAAGTGCTTTATCAACGGCTGACtttaaatctattaaaaacaTACACAGTATTTGAAAAACACTGCCCTGACTTACGCCAGGGGAAGCAATGACCATGCCCTCAAATGATCACCTACCCAAATCAGAAACCCCTCTGGTCCAGCCTTCACTTCTCACTACAGTGAGGCAGACACTGCAGGACTCTGAGGCGCCTGCCGAGGCCCGGCCGGCCCTTGGCCCCCAGGTCAACCGCTGAGCTCTGGGCACGTGCAGGACCCACCATCACCACGCGGCACGTGTCCGACCCGTGGCCACTTCCCCAGAGCACACGGGGCAGGACGGACGCTAGAGGTCTCCAAAGCAAACGCCCATCAGCACAGCCTCTGGAATAAGGGAACGCTTAAGCGCAcatgcacctccctccctccagtgACTTTTTCTGGAAAGGAACCCACACAGCCAGGTAGGACCTTGCAGCTCTGAATTCTTCCTCCACAGAGAGAGGGACGAGTCAGCAGAGGGCTCATCCTCTGAGACAGGCGGGTcctcccaccagccccacccGACGTGCCCGGGATTCCTGCTGAGTATCTGCACAGCACCCCCATGACTTGAGCTGTACACGGCCCTGCAACTTCACTCCTGTTCCCCTTTCTAGCTAGGAAATCACACATCTATCAAACTTATTACCCACATAATGTTTTCAGTATCGCTTGTAtcatgaataacaaaagacaacaatgtacaattagatttttttttccccctctgtgaaTCTAAATACTACCTAGTCCTACAGTGAGTAACAGCCACCTAATCATAATCCCGTAAATGCTACTGTTTTTTTCGGTAAactttttaaaggtataacaTACCTTAATAACCACGAAGTAACCACCACCCAGATTAAAACGTATGTATGTTTTAGCAGGTTTTTAACCTTTATAATTAACCTATAcctaaaacaaggaaaataattatgaaacaaTTACAGTTACAGGACAGGACGTAAGTGTGTCAGCCTTAACAGTGTAAAGCAACCATAGACAGACTGAAATCTAGGGAAGTGAGAGAAGGAGGTAAGCACAGGAGGGCAGCTCTGACTGCTTCAAGTTTGTAAACTGAGAGAGAGGGATCTGCTTTACTAGTTAGGGCTATACCGACAAGCATTAAAACATTAAAGCCATACAAAGTGGCTACCTCTGGGGAACAGGGCTGAGAACAAGGGCACAGGTGCCTTACTTTTCATCTATACCCTTCtattaccttttaaaaactgtatacgTTAtcttctgaatatttaaaaattagatttaaaatcTTACCCATATAAAAGTTTACATCCTAaaaaggtaattatgtaaaaGCCTTACCTCCGCTACAGCTGCATTTTTTTTGTCCTGAACAAACACTATTGGCGGCATGTTCCTCAGGGTCTGCTGGGACATCAAAAGGTGCCTGGAGAAAGAGATTTGTGCAGTCACAGGTGACACTTGGTGGAGGGGTGACAGTGCCAGAAACAGAAAATGTCATCTCACAAAGAGGTgaggcatgatttttttttaattaattaatacatttattttatttatttggctgcgttgggtcttcattgctgcgcatgggctttctctagttgcggcgagtgggggccactcttcgttgcggtgcgcaggcttctcactgcggtggcttctcttgttgcggagcacgggctctaggcgcacggacttcactagttgtggcacacaggctcaatagttgtggctcatgggctctagaaggcaggctcatagttgtggcgcacgggcttaattgctccgcggcatgtgggatcttcccggatcagggctcgaacccgtgtcccctgaattggcaggcagattctcaatcactgggccaccagggaagccccgaggcaTGAGTTTTGCTTATCACATTCTTCAAAGATGAAAAGTCTTCCTTAGCCAACTGCCACATTTCAACAGGGATACAAAATGCATGATCACGattgtttttaattctctaaaTGCAACTTTTGAGATCCTTATAAATAGTCTGACGTGAACTTGGGACAGTCCTGGGCATCACGGTGGCCTTGGGCTCTGTGGTTTGGGCACCAACAACCCGCCAGTGCTTCGTCCCTCCATCCAACCGACACTCATCGGCAACAGCGCCACAGAAGTGTGGTTGCCGGCCTGTGCTTCCCGGACGTCAGACACAGAAACGATCTTCGTATTACCCAGTCATGCAATACATGCGGATCCAGGGGCGACAAGTATCCAGTGAAAACACTGCTGTGACACACAGCACATCTGCTGAGTGACGCAGTTATGGGAAAACCTTTACACTAAAACTTGGTGATCAAAAGAGTTGGGAAAAGGGACATTCTGTTCAACTGAATTTTCTGTTACCTAAAAACTAATCAGAAAACAGCAGGAACTCCAGTCCCGAGGGCTGCTCGGCCAGGTCTCTGCATCTTTAAGACTGAGGAGAAAACTGAGTAGCTTCTTTACTCTCACccagctcagtggttctcaaaatccTTGGTCTCAGGACcccctttatactcttaaaaattactgaggagGCCAAAgaccttttgtttatgtgggttacaTCTACCAATACATACCAGACTAGAAATGAAagctgaaaagtataaaaatatgtatttattaattcatttaaaataactactatattttaaaagaaattaatgagaagagtggcattgctTATGTAGTTGCAAATTCCTTTAATACCTAGCATAATGgaacagctggattctcatctcTGTATCTGTATTCAATCtgttgttattttgtttaaaatagaagaaaatctgGCCTCACACAGATCTGTAACTGAAAAGGAAAGAGTATACGAACAGCCTTTCAGAAAAGTGTAGATCTTCTTTGATGCTACACAAAAACTCAACAAATAGTAGTTTATTAAAGATTGCaacgtggaatctgaaaccagATCAATGAACAGCATTCTCtgtacattaaaatccattggccCTCTTGCCCTTTGAATTGATCTCTCCCCGTGTGTGATTTTGTAACCCCATGCCTTGGTCTTTTAGAAAAGACTGGTTCACCAAGTCACACAGATTTTCAGAATGATGATGTATTTTACAATACGTCACCTCCAATCTCATCAAAAGGGTCTTACGTACCATGAAGCTGTCAAACTCAAAGTGGTGGatacaagttttctaaaattctgATTTTCACTGAAAGCTTACATTTTACCACTGGCAACAAATATGGTCAGTTGTGCCCCTGAAGTGACAGGTTCACTTTGCTCACTTTGGAGAAAATGTCTGTCCTATACCCACAACTGAATAACCATAATTGGTTCACTTGTTCTTTCAAGTGAAGTGTCTATTTTGGGTCACAATCAGCAACTGCAGTGTTTTTGCAAGACAACCATCAGAGCTTCTTGCACACTTCCCACCACAGATACTAAAAAGACGTGCCAAAGGGTTGAGACACGCATCACGGATATCCTTAAATAAAGCTGGCAGGGCACGACCACGAGCACGTGCCGACGCTGCGATGACCACCAGGACATCTGGGCCAGCCGTTTTACCCCCATGGCTTCAATACAAAACGTCAACACGGTGAGAATGGAAAACCACACCTCATTGTGAAAAAGCTCTCACTTCATCAACCTCCCCCTACAAAGGAGCTCAGGGGTCCCTGGGGACCCGGGATCCCACTTCGAGAACTGCCGACCTAGATTGTGGCTTATATGAAGGCGTAAGTTCCGCTCTGAAATTCAAGAAAATGCTTCCCAAATGTtccttaaaagcaaaaatagtgaACAAAACCAGCGGGAAGGCAGGGTCAAGGAGAGGCCTCACCTCATGGGCGCAGCGCTCCTCTGCAGCACGGCCTCCATGTTCGCGTTCTGAGCCTCAGAGACGGTCGTCCTCCAGAACACGCGGCAGGCAGAGAAGTCTGCAGTCAGAGAGACCTGAGCCCAGCCCCAGTTACTCTCAGCTCACCGGGGCCCTTGGAGACAGAGGGCGTCAGGGGAGCAGCACTAACTCTCGGGCAGTCCTGGCTTCAGGCACCGGCCTTCAGGGCTGGTGCCCCAAGCACAGCGCTGGGCAAGGCGGAAGCTGCACCTGCCCTGAGCCgaccccagcctcagccccacGCACAGAAGTGCCTCAGCTCTGCTACcgctcctcctcctttcccttgGGCTGGACGCGCTCCGGTCTGAGGGCACAGATGGCAGGAGCCACCTCCCGGGTCTTTACACCAAGATAAAGGCAGATCATCCACCACTCATCTGACCCCCAGACCTTCAGACGCCCCACTTCATCACCTACTGGGCTCTGAGCACCCTCGGTGCTGTCTGGGCaaagaccccccccccacaccccgtgCACAGCGAGACACCTGCTTTTGCACCCCACAAGCACCTTCCTCTCCTTAATACCCAGACGGCCACACTGAGCATCCCTTCCGCCTTTTCTGTCAGGCGACGACGGAGGCACAAGGCCCGCAGTCCCTCGTTGGCCCCGAGGCCTACCTTGGAGAGCTCCACATTCAAGTCGCAGAGCTCCTGGCTCACTTCCGGGGTGCACAGCAACTCAGTCAGCGCTTTGTAGAGGAGGCCATTCAGGGCCCTCAGGCGCACGTGGTCTTCCCTCCTGGCTCTCTTGGAGGTGCTCTTGGTCAGGGATGCCCACTGAGACGGCTTGTGAGTCTCCGTTAAGAAGAAAGGCAGACACACAGGCAACATTACAACTGTACATAAACTTGTACTAACTGACGATAAAGGTCATTCTCGGCCATCTTAGTTTTCATGAAGATACAGTTTATTTTACAGACCAGGACCTTTCTAGATTTTACCTACCATCCCTTAAAGATCAAGAGTACTGCcaagcatatatttttttccaaaaaaaattttattgaaatataatccaCATAGCATAAAATTCTTCCTCTTAAAAAGTACAATTCGGTGGTTTCTAGTATATacagtgtatttttttctatcaagCACCATTCATTACATAAACTCTCACAGTACAGGTATATttcagagatactgcaggttcgTTCCAGACCatcgcaataaagcaaatatcacaataaagtgagtcatacgaattttttggtttctcagtgcatataaaagttatgtttacactatactgtagtctattaagtgtgcaatagcaatATGTCTAAAAacaatatacataccttaattaaaaatattgctaaaaaaatgctaacatcACCTGCTAATGCAAGGTCGTCATAAAGCTTCTATTTGTAAAAAACACGGTATCTGGgaaatgcaataaaacaaggtatgcctgtgtaTCTACACATATctgtgttacacacacacacacacacacacacacacactgaatggACATTACCATATTAGAATTTGATAACAGATATGACATCCcgtaaattttgttttctttcttctccagccACACggtgcggcacgtgggatcttagttccccaaccagggatcgaacccacgccccctgcagccTAAGTGCGgggccttaaccactggaccgccaggacgTCCCctagtgtaatttttttttaaaggtaaaaattctgTGGTTCCAGTGTATCTGGTCCCACCTCTACAGACGCCGTCCCCTCCAATACTGAAATGGAAGGGCTGGAGAGCTGCCGACTTTTGGAGCCTCACACCCACCGAGATTCTCAAGTGGCTCGTCGCTACTACTCTATACTTACCAAGTGAGAGCCCAAGGAAGGACCTTCATACCAAAACTTCTTCCTATGGGGAGAAGATAAGAACTATGCTGGATACTGACAGCAATCAAATAAGAAACAGTTACAAAAGCTAACACCATAACTGTTTCTAAGGGGCTAGCCCTGGACATAGAAATTAGGTTACTAGGGGCCTAAAAGATTTAGATACCCAATGGACAGCAGCACGGGTTGTGGGGAGAGACAGACGACAGTTTCAGTTCAAGCTCGTAACTTTTACCTAAAGTCTACCTCTAGTCCCAAAGGTAGAGAACGAGGACCTTAAACACACACCTTCCAAACTGCACACGAGCACTGTCCTCTACTGAATAAAGCTCTTTCCCGGGGGAGGCTTAACGACTGATACCGCCACACATCCACTGGGACTGAACAGCTAAGTAAACAGAAGGCAGATGGGGGGGATCCAGGCTGCTTGCTGCTGCAGACAAGCAAGGGAAGGAAGTGAGAATGATCCGTGTGCTAGTGGATTAGGGCTGGAGATCAGTACGAACTCAAGTTTCACTTATTACAGCTACAGGTGGTGACACGCAGAAACGTTTCTAGATAAGCACAGACACagggattaacataaacacatatttttttttgctttgtcagCTGGAAGGGTCTAAAAGACAGACACCCCAGTAGCAGTGAACATACTAAGCTCTCAGATCATGGTTTCTGATGCCTGTTTCCAATaaaggaaccagagctccttggagaaatggctgattctagagcCGAGGCATCCtgtggtgccagaaagtaaggaagtgctaaaaaaaaaaaaaaagttttctaatttaaaaactaCTTCAAAACCCCGTTACAACGGGGTGTGTCAAAGGGATATAGGAAAcacctgaaagagctcccaatggtcAAAGCTGGAACAACTTGAGCAAAATTAAGTAGTACTGGATTATAACCCGTGAGTCCATCCTGATGAgttaataaatggagaaaaagagacaCATCTCCCCTGCAAAATTTCGAATAATTCATGAATTTCGAATAATTCCCCACTCCTAAGGTGTGAGCTGCATACGGTGACTTCCCCCCAAAGAAGACAGTATGGAATTGGGGGGCTGGGCggtaactttacagtggataAACCTGACAGACACAAATGACCTCAGTCAGTCATCAAGACCAACATCAACAGTGGTACACCATGCTGAGAGCATGCATGTGTTCAtaggatgtgatgaaaatggcactttacatctgtggtcttcctcccccaaaccaaACCCCAGTATACTCAAGAGAAAAACATCACGCCAATCCCAATAAAAGGGCATCCTACAAAATATCTAACCAGTACTCTTCAAGCTGTCGAGGTCATCAAAACAGGGACAgtttgagaaactgccacagtCAGGAGAAGCCTAAAAAGATGACGACTAAATGTAATGCGGTCCCTGGATGGGATacaggaacagaaaaaagacGTTAGGGAAAAACTAAGGAAACGTGAATAAAGCATGgcctttagttaataataacgtATCAATgctggttcatcaattgtaacaaatgtgccacaCTAACGTAAGAAGTTAATAGAAGGGAAACTGAGTGTGCTTATATGGGAACTCTACTCATCTTcgccaatttttctgtaaaccttaaacttttaaaaaagtgtattaaaacaaaaacatacatatatacatacatacatatctacaACTGAATTGAAATGATATGAAATCAACCTATTTTATTATACTTCTCTCTCATCATAAAAAACCTATCCTGACAAGCTTTCTTTATTCCTCACGTTAACCCCACAGAGAAAGCACTAATATGGAAAGgaaattcttccttttctctttatgtGATGCCAACTACTCTCCTGAAAAACGCTTCTAGTAACAAGAATCATCATCCTTCAGTACCTGTGGGGAACTGGTTCCAAGACCCCAAAGATACCAAAATTGGAGGATGCTCAACGCGCTGTATTTGCATGTAACCTCCGCACATCCTCCCGGATAcattaaatcatctctaggttacttaaTTTtacgtaaatagttgccagcaagGCAAGTTCAGGTTTTGTGTTTTAGAACTTCTGGAATTTTTTCGGAACATTTTcaatccaaggttggttgaatccgaggatTGGAACCTCGGACCCAGGATGGACTGTAAATGTATACATCACTTTGCTTCATAAATTCATGATGCACTGTTAGCTTTTAGGAGACTTAAAACTTTACCATCACAGATgtgcagaagaacagaaaaaaagctgGGTGGGAAAAACGTTAACTGTGAGAGGTGGGCTCCCTGTTGAACTTTCAACAACCATTAACCTAATAGGCAGAGGCTGCGCTTACTGACCCGGCTGGGAGCTCGGGCGCCAAGCCAACGCGCCGGCGGTGGACCCCCCTGCggaccccccgcccccgcccgcggaGCTTCCCGCCCCgccgaccccccgccccgccgagCGCCCCGCCCGCCGAGCCCCCCGCCCCGCGGACCCCCCGCCCGCGGACTCCCCCGCCCCGCCGAGCCCCCCGCCCGCCGAGCCACCTGCCCCGCGGACCCCCCCCGTCCGCGGACCTCCCGCCCCGCCGAGCCCCCCGCCCGCCGGGACCCCGCCCCGCCGAGCCCCCCGCCCCGCCGAGCCCCCGCCCGCGGAGCCCCCACCCCGGGCCACCGTCCCCGGCGCCCCCGCTCCCACGCGGGGAATAGTACTTGGTTTTCGAAGCAAATTTCTTGAGTAGGTTCTTGCCGCAGGAGACCGGCGAGCTGTGCAGTCCTCGAGCGCCGCCCAGAAGGAGCCCCACCTGGAGCCCCCCGGCCCCGCCGAGAGCCGCCCACATGTCCGCCGAGCGACGGCCGACCGGGTGACGCGAGGCGGGCTGACGTGGGCGGTGAGACGTGGGGCGGGGAAACGCGGGGCGGGAAGACGTGCAAACGGAACGACGTGAGGCGGCTCGGAGCGACGTGGGGCGAGGCGACGTGCGAAGTCGCCGGGAGACTATGGGCGGGACGAGAGGACGAGGCGGCATCTGGAGGACAGGTAGCGGGACGTGAAGCGGCGGGGCGGAGCGACGTGCGGCTAGAGCCGGGGACAG
This genomic stretch from Eubalaena glacialis isolate mEubGla1 chromosome 15, mEubGla1.1.hap2.+ XY, whole genome shotgun sequence harbors:
- the RBFA gene encoding putative ribosome-binding factor A, mitochondrial, whose amino-acid sequence is MWAALGGAGGLQVGLLLGGARGLHSSPVSCGKNLLKKFASKTKKKFWYEGPSLGSHLTHKPSQWASLTKSTSKRARREDHVRLRALNGLLYKALTELLCTPEVSQELCDLNVELSKVSLTADFSACRVFWRTTVSEAQNANMEAVLQRSAAPMRHLLMSQQTLRNMPPIVFVQDKKNAAVAEVDRLLAIADFGPPDEEDFVHDDSSDPEALDTASPCDTLGPAAPSSLCGIDHEALNKQILEYKRRREKGRGSLGPAWPEPTAELMGKRKAKPRMDDDLSPKDCLWETGSAEPLDDGALPEEHTPGYAWGLQGQSGNQRQRERIADPDPLP